Proteins from a single region of Mucilaginibacter daejeonensis:
- a CDS encoding RNA polymerase sigma factor — protein sequence MNNEPHEDLVHVDKLIAGDTSAFRYFIRAYQDMAFTLAVSIVKDESIAQEVAQDAFMSAFKSIRTFNRRSAFKTWFYRIVVNAAFLALKRMKRDRSVKFEEYDTEIPDDAGGEEHFQEQMELVNEAFKFMPPNEALILRLFYLEEESIKEVSAITGFTEANVKVILHRARKRMSNIIQQIKVSK from the coding sequence ACATCGGCTTTCAGGTATTTTATACGTGCCTATCAGGATATGGCCTTTACGCTGGCGGTGTCCATTGTTAAGGACGAGTCGATAGCGCAAGAGGTGGCGCAGGATGCTTTCATGAGCGCGTTCAAAAGCATACGTACGTTCAACAGGCGGTCGGCGTTCAAGACCTGGTTCTACCGCATCGTGGTCAACGCGGCTTTTTTGGCCTTGAAGCGTATGAAACGCGACCGGTCGGTAAAATTTGAAGAATATGATACCGAGATACCTGATGATGCAGGAGGAGAGGAGCACTTTCAAGAACAAATGGAGTTGGTGAATGAGGCGTTCAAGTTCATGCCACCTAATGAGGCACTGATCTTGCGACTGTTCTATTTAGAAGAGGAAAGTATCAAGGAAGTAAGCGCCATCACCGGCTTTACAGAAGCTAATGTCAAGGTGATCTTGCATCGCGCCCGCAAACGCATGAGCAATATCATACAACAAATAAAGGTAAGCAAATGA